The following are from one region of the Methanospirillum hungatei genome:
- a CDS encoding translation initiation factor IF-6: MDRFVSIAGDPHIGVFTRVFDDIAVVPPDAPEELIQQYQEALKVDVIRTTIQKSPIIGSLLAGNNHGLVITGMASDEEIEILSEYRDLMLLEEGMNAAGNVILANDSFAAVHPEMEEELMEALSEFLKVPVIPLTLGEIKTVGMAAVATNAGVVVSPRSTPGEIKILEEVCDLPVGKGTVTMGNAMVGTGLVANRHGYLAGVGTSGYELGRIEDILGFEEE, encoded by the coding sequence ATGGATCGTTTTGTCTCGATAGCCGGAGATCCCCACATAGGCGTTTTCACCCGCGTATTTGACGATATCGCGGTTGTTCCACCAGATGCACCAGAGGAACTCATTCAGCAGTATCAGGAAGCTCTCAAGGTTGATGTTATCCGGACGACGATCCAGAAAAGTCCGATTATCGGATCTTTGCTGGCTGGTAACAATCATGGTCTGGTCATCACCGGTATGGCATCCGATGAAGAGATCGAGATCCTTTCAGAATACCGAGATCTGATGCTACTTGAGGAGGGCATGAATGCTGCAGGAAATGTCATTCTAGCAAATGATTCTTTTGCAGCAGTTCACCCGGAAATGGAAGAAGAACTCATGGAAGCATTGAGTGAGTTTTTAAAAGTCCCGGTAATCCCCCTTACCCTTGGTGAGATAAAAACCGTAGGAATGGCAGCTGTTGCAACGAATGCGGGTGTTGTTGTCAGTCCCCGAAGCACTCCAGGTGAGATAAAAATACTGGAAGAAGTCTGTGACCTGCCTGTAGGTAAAGGAACTGTTACCATGGGGAATGCAATGGTCGGAACCGGTCTTGTTGCAAACCGCCACGGATACCTGGCCGGAGTCGGGACAAGCGGATATGAACTCGGCAGAATTGAAGATATTTTAGGTTTTGAGGAGGAATAA